A DNA window from Camelina sativa cultivar DH55 chromosome 13, Cs, whole genome shotgun sequence contains the following coding sequences:
- the LOC104735832 gene encoding protein PNS1-like, protein MQEIEQPVTPPAAEQQTLPGRFFRCLFTCIFYTQLTLISIFVIFLTLRGLVFTKSPNFHPKKWYTPLLSSVAISGILSLAWNCFFVCNIRATVKATLWFTPILTISVGLFLILYDKNVVLGFGVLLVVYSIVTAMYGWLYVMNKHEFTFKMMSIATGLLPARTRAIAVGSVIISVFYSGFLVAGIGGATATRTRPDILFISILVISLAWTMQVLKNVQEVAISKATYVYFRRDELINACDALCATLKNQLGSVCIGSTLVPLIVLFRGSIRCSNLQDGCDDDQDIYTSTRGCFWIANHIILSGNRYGFVHVGAYNKGFVQASSDTWRTFRTVAGFEQLIDFDITSSICFYSAMGIGAISALTAGIWELLIQKDHFFELTIYAFIIGYFLGRVSSAWLQASVMGYYVAYSEDPQSDIFDNTIPQRIERQNIEKAKREAENRVREDEDEEVTHL, encoded by the exons atgcaGGAAATCGAACAACCCGTAACTCCTCCCGCCGCAGAGCAACAAACACTACCCGGAAGATTCTTCAGATGCCTCTTCACTTGTATCTTCTACACGCAACTAACCCTAATCTCGATCTTTGTGATCTTTCTCACGCTACGAGGTCTCGTCTTCACCAAATCACCTAACTTCCATCCCAAGAAATGGTACACTCCTCTGTTATCCTCTGTTGCTATCTCCGGAATCCTCTCTTTAGCCTGGAATTGCTTCTTCGTCTGCAACATACGAGCCACAGTCAAAGCAACGCTCTGGTTCACACCGATACTCACTATCTCCGTCGGGCTCTTCCTTATTCTCTACGACAAAAACGTGGTTCTAGGGTTCGGTGTACTTCTTGTGGTCTATAGTATCGTCACGGCAATGTATGGCTGGCTTTACGTCATGAACAAGCATGAATTCACCTTCAAGATGATGTCAATCGCCACAGGGTTATTACCTGCAAGAACCAGGGCTATAGCAGTTGGATCAGTGATCATAAGCGTCTTTTACTCTGGTTTCTTGGTTGCTGGAATCGGTGGAGCTACTGCTACAAGGACACGTCCAGATATACTTTTCATCTCCATCCTCGTGATAAGCCTTGCCTGGACAATGCAGGTTCTCAAAAACGTTCAAGAAGTCGCGATTTCGAAAGCCACATATGTATACTTCAGGCGTGATGAACTCATTAATGCCTGTGACGCACTTTGTGCCACTCTGAAAAACCAGCTCGGGAGCGTTTGCATTGGTTCAACACTTGTTCCTCTTATTGTACTCTTTAGGGGATCGATCCGGTGCTCTAATCTGCAGGATGGGTGCGACGACGACCAGGACATCTATACAAGTACTCGAGGCTGCTTTTGGATTGCCAATCATATTATTTTGTCCGGAAACAGATATGGATTTGTTCATGTGGGAGCTTACAACAAAGGGTTTGTGCAAGCGTCGAGTGATACATGGAGGACGTTCAGAACAGTGGCTGGATTTGAGCAATTGATTGACTTTGACATCACCAGCTCCATCTGTTTCTATAGCGCCATGGGAATTGGTGCAATCTCTGCATTAACTGCAGGAATATGGGAGCTTCTGATCCAAAAGGATCACTTCTTTGAGCTTACTATCTACGCTTTCATCATCGGATACtttttg GGGAGAGTTTCATCTGCGTGGCTACAAGCATCTGTGATGGGTTACTATGTAGCTTATTCTGAGGATCCACAGAGCGATATCTTTGATAACACAATTCCACAGCGTATCGAGCGGCAAAATATCGAAAAGGCAAAAAGAGAAGCGGAGAATAGAGTGCGggaagatgaggatgaggagGTAACACACTTGTAG
- the LOC104735834 gene encoding cation/calcium exchanger 2-like codes for MGFSFSSTRFGYLTTITFLLVVSCLLLGFFTNPVDSSALLKPKSEHDCSALKHFHDYKSKCAYLKSIDPCANQGFFDYLSFLYCNFERFPILGQFLLFLWLLLLFYLLGHTASEYFCSSLESLSKLLNLSPTVAGVTLLSLGNGAPDLFASLVSFMGESKGTYDVGLNTVVGGSSFVTCVVVGVISIALHKRRVRVERAAFIRDICFFCAAIGSLALILVYGKINFWGALGFCSLYAVYVAFVYISWRFGGEGSDSDLESIHKRGSSLSEPILQRDGLDLEHIEDGGVVTGEHQAVEDGDHQGFDHRKRLVIWVITLPLNLPRILTIPVVSEANWSKPLAVASVTFAPVLLSFLWNWKREPTSTEAGIVYLIGCLIGIALGFIAGGTTKKSTPPKKWLLPWLAGGFVMSMTWSYMSAQELVALLTSLGYIFGVSPSILGLTVLAWGNSIGDLITNVTMALHDGNEGAQVAVSGCYAGPIFNTLFALGISLVGCAWQVYPSSIVIKTDPRLLESLGFLVIGLVWSFLVLFSNRMRLGGVMGIGLLVIYLASLSIRIMQTVGDAH; via the coding sequence ATgggattttcattttcttcaaccCGTTTTGGTTACTTGACGACAATCACATTCCTTCTCGTTGTCTCTTGTCTTCTGTTAGGTTTCTTTACCAACCCTGTTGATTCAAGTGCCCTCCTAAAACCTAAATCTGAGCATGATTGTAGTGCTTTAAAGCACTTTCATGACTACAAATCAAAGTGTGCTTACTTGAAATCGATTGATCCATGTGCTAACCAAGGTTTCTTCGATTACCTTTCTTTCCTCTATTGTAATTTCGAAAGGTTCCCAATTTTGGGtcagtttcttctcttcctctggtTGCTTCTCTTGTTCTATCTATTGGGTCATACAGCTTCTGAgtacttttgttcttctttagaAAGTCTCTCAAAGCTTCTTAATTTGTCACCAACTGTTGCTGGCGTTACTCTTTTATCTCTTGGTAATGGTGCTCCTGATTTGTTTGCAAGTTTGGTCTCTTTCATGGGAGAATCAAAAGGTACTTATGATGTTGGTCTCAACACTGTTGTGGGAGGTTCTTCTTTTGTTACATGTGTTGTTGTTGGGGTCATTAGCATTGCGTTGCATAAGAGACGTGTAAGGGTCGAGAGAGCTGCTTTTATTAGAGATATTTGCTTCTTCTGTGCGGCGATTGGTTCTTTGGCTTTGATTTTGGTCTATGGAAAGATCAATTTCTGGGGTGCTCTTGGGTTTTGTTCACTCTATGCTGTTTATGTTGCCTTTGTGTATATCTCTTGGAGATTTGGTGGAGAAGGTTCTGACTCTGATCTTGAGTCAATCCATAAGCGTGGTAGTAGTCTTAGTGAACCAATCTTGCAGAGAGATGGGCTTGATCTTGAGCATATTGAAGATGGTGGTGTTGTTACTGGAGAGCATCAGGCTGTCGAAGATGGTGATCATCAGGGGTTTGATCACCGGAAAAGGTTGGTCATTTGGGTGATCACTCTGCCTCTCAACTTGCCAAGGATATTGACAATTCCTGTTGTGAGTGAAGCCAACTGGTCTAAACCATTAGCTGTAGCCTCTGTCACATTTGCTCCGGTTCTGTTGTCGTTTCTATGGAACTGGAAGCGGGAACCTACGAGTACTGAAGCCGGGATTGTTTATCTAATCGGGTGTTTGATCGGTATAGCTCTTGGATTCATTGCAGGAGGCACGACGAAGAAATCAACCCCACCAAAGAAATGGTTATTACCTTGGTTAGCAGGAGGGTTTGTAATGAGCATGACATGGAGTTACATGTCGGCGCAAGAGCTAGTTGCGCTTTTGACTTCCCTAGGGTACATTTTCGGTGTAAGCCCTTCGATCTTAGGCCTAACGGTCCTCGCTTGGGGGAATTCAATTGGAGATCTAATAACAAATGTGACAATGGCGCTGCACGATGGGAACGAAGGAGCTCAAGTAGCTGTATCTGGATGCTACGCCGGTCCAATCTTCAATACATTGTTCGCTCTCGGGATTTCCCTTGTTGGATGTGCGTGGCAGGTTTATCCGTCGAGCATTGTGATCAAGACAGATCCTCGTTTGTTGGAGAGTCTTGGGTTTCTGGTCATAGGACTTGTTTGGTCGTTCTTGGTTCTGTTTAGTAACCGTATGAGGCTTGGTGGTGTGATGGGCATAGGGCTTTTGGTCATTTATTTGGCTTCATTGTCTATAAGAATTATGCAAACAGTTGGAGATGCTCactaa
- the LOC104735836 gene encoding cation/calcium exchanger 1-like yields the protein MSDQILRSREDLAEMGVPLLGCIAEEKLVLPEKPAQEFKIVFLEPPKRHRSCFSVLVSIVGLPLYLPRRLTIPVICEEKWSRPCAVVSTAIAPVLLTELYCSHYSGSQRNLFLYIISGSIGLILGILAYLTTEKSHPPKKFSLVWLLGGFTMSVTWTYIIAQELVSLLISLGNIFGISPSVLGLTVLAWGNSLGDLIANVTVAIHGGNDGAQIALSGCYAGPLFNTVIGLGVPLVISSLGEYPGVYIIPSDNSLLETLGFLMVGLLWALVIMPKKKMRLDKLVGGGLLAIYLCFLSLRLARVFGVLDIDR from the exons ATGTCCGATCAGATTCTTCGTAGCAGAGAGGATTTAGCCGAGATGGGCGTCCCGTTGCTAGGCTGTATAGCTGAAGAGAAACTGGTTTTGCCAGAGAAACCAGCCCAAGAATTCAAGATTGTGTTTCTTGAGCCTCCAAAAAGGCACCGGTCTTGCTTCTCAGTGCTAGTGAGCATCGTAGGACTACCTCTATATCTCCCCCGGCGGCTCACTATTCCCGTGATTTGCGAAGAAAAATGGTCAAGGCCTTGCGCGGTGGTATCCACAGCCATCGCGCCTGTTCTACTAACCGAACTCTACTGTTCTCATTACAGCGGATCCCAAAGAAACCTATTCTTGTACATAATTTCAGGATCTATCGGGCTAATCCTCGGTATCTTAGCATACTTGACGACAGAAAAATCACATCCGCCGAAGAAATTCTCATTAGTTTGGCTTCTCGGAGGCTTCACAATGAGTGTGACATGGACATACATCATAGCACAAGAGCTAGTCTCTTTGTTAATATCCTTAGGGAATATCTTTGGGATTAGCCCTTCCGTGCTAGGACTAACCGTCCTAGCTTGGGGCAATTCTTTAGGCGATCTAATCGCCAATGTGACCGTGGCGATCCACGGAGGCAACGACGGTGCGCAGATAGCACTTTCGGGTTGCTATGCAG GTCCACTATTCAACACGGTAATTGGACTAGGCGTGCCACTAGTTATTTCCTCATTGGGCGAATACCCTGGGGTCTACATCATTCCTAGTGACAATTCGTTGCTTGAGACACTAGGATTCTTAATGGTAGGCTTGCTTTGGGCACTTGTGATAAtgccaaagaagaagatgagactTGATAAGCTTGTCGGTGGCGGCCTACTTGCAATTTACCTCTGTTTCTTGTCCTTGAGATTGGCTAGGGTTTTCGGAGTCCTCGATATCGACCGATGA